A genomic region of Methylobacterium durans contains the following coding sequences:
- a CDS encoding outer membrane protein, which produces MKAMLRGATALAGIALAGSALAADLPRRAAPPPVFAPVPVFTWTGFYAGFNAGYAFDTGNNRNGFLQTAGNPVTLTGVGGAPVTTSILPVGNTLLYRSGDRDGFTGGGQIGYNYQFTPGSGVVVGVEADAQYLDFGSGRNNRFTTTAPVGTINPNFVPVNGTLSTLDFFGTVRGRLGYAFDRTLIYGTGGFAYASGDTSLGNFANVARGSDFLTGWTVGGGIEYALPTDSFLNFFRSSAVTLKVEGLYVNLDRGRTGVNTLVGGLNTAGGLVPVYDTLGFAGRNRNDEFAVVRAGLNYKFGSY; this is translated from the coding sequence ATGAAGGCCATGCTTCGGGGCGCAACCGCCCTCGCCGGAATCGCGCTCGCCGGTTCCGCTCTCGCTGCCGATCTTCCGCGTCGCGCTGCGCCGCCGCCGGTGTTCGCGCCGGTCCCGGTGTTCACCTGGACGGGCTTCTACGCGGGTTTCAACGCCGGCTACGCGTTCGACACCGGCAACAACCGCAACGGCTTCCTGCAGACGGCCGGCAACCCGGTCACCCTGACGGGCGTCGGCGGCGCGCCGGTGACCACCTCGATCCTGCCGGTCGGCAACACCCTGCTCTACCGCTCGGGTGACCGCGACGGCTTCACCGGCGGTGGCCAGATCGGCTACAACTACCAGTTCACGCCGGGCTCGGGCGTGGTGGTCGGCGTCGAGGCCGACGCCCAGTACCTCGATTTCGGCTCGGGCCGGAACAACCGCTTCACCACCACCGCGCCGGTCGGCACGATCAACCCGAACTTCGTTCCGGTGAACGGCACGCTGAGCACGCTCGACTTCTTCGGCACGGTGCGCGGCCGCCTCGGCTACGCCTTCGACCGCACGCTGATCTACGGCACCGGCGGCTTCGCCTACGCCTCGGGCGACACCAGCCTGGGCAACTTCGCCAACGTGGCCCGCGGCAGCGACTTCCTGACCGGCTGGACCGTGGGCGGCGGCATCGAGTACGCGCTGCCGACCGACTCGTTCCTGAACTTCTTCCGCTCCTCGGCGGTGACGCTGAAGGTCGAAGGTCTGTACGTGAACCTCGATCGCGGCCGGACGGGCGTCAACACCCTGGTGGGCGGCCTCAACACCGCCGGCGGCCTGGTCCCGGTCTACGACACGCTCGGCTTCGCCGGCCGCAACCGCAACGACGAGTTCGCCGTCGTCCGCGCCGGCCTCAACTACAAGTTCGGATCCTACTAA
- a CDS encoding SMP-30/gluconolactonase/LRE family protein, whose protein sequence is MEGFAVHDPRFLAYILPNAPLERLGEGFRWCEGPVWFADRGELLFSDVPNDRVMRWSESGSLSVFRQPAHFENGHARDREGRLLSCSHRGRCITRTEIDGSVTVLADRYRGKRLNSPNDIVCRSDGTIWFTDPPYGIQTDYEGGKQDSELPATVYRLDPRDGALSVVADDFQGPNGLCFSPDERWLYVSESGLQFVEDPLQHIRVFEVGEAALSGGRIFHRVEPGYADGFRCDEYGNLWSSAADGVHCIDPSGTLLGRILVPSTVSNLAFGGRNLSRLFLCASHTLYAIYVNVRGARLL, encoded by the coding sequence ATGGAAGGCTTCGCGGTCCACGATCCCCGGTTTCTCGCCTACATCCTGCCGAACGCCCCCCTGGAAAGGCTCGGCGAGGGCTTTCGCTGGTGCGAGGGGCCGGTCTGGTTCGCGGACCGGGGCGAGCTCCTGTTCAGCGACGTGCCGAACGACCGGGTGATGCGCTGGAGCGAGAGCGGGAGCTTGAGCGTGTTCCGCCAGCCGGCGCATTTCGAGAACGGGCACGCCCGCGACCGGGAGGGCCGGCTCCTCTCCTGCTCGCACCGGGGCCGCTGCATCACGCGGACCGAGATCGACGGCAGCGTGACGGTGCTGGCCGACCGCTATCGCGGCAAGCGCCTGAACTCGCCCAACGACATCGTCTGCCGCTCGGACGGGACGATCTGGTTCACCGACCCGCCCTACGGCATCCAGACCGACTACGAGGGCGGCAAGCAGGATTCCGAACTGCCCGCGACCGTCTATCGGCTCGACCCGCGGGACGGGGCGCTCAGCGTCGTCGCCGACGATTTTCAGGGGCCGAACGGCCTCTGCTTCTCGCCGGACGAGCGCTGGCTCTACGTCTCGGAGAGCGGGCTGCAATTCGTCGAGGACCCGCTGCAGCACATCCGCGTCTTCGAGGTCGGCGAGGCGGCCCTGAGCGGAGGCCGCATCTTCCACCGGGTCGAGCCGGGCTATGCCGACGGGTTCCGCTGCGACGAATACGGTAACCTCTGGTCGAGCGCCGCGGACGGCGTCCACTGCATCGACCCGTCCGGCACCCTGCTCGGGCGCATTCTGGTGCCGTCCACGGTGTCGAACCTCGCCTTCGGAGGCCGCAACCTCAGCCGCCTGTTCCTCTGCGCCTCGCACACCCTGTACGCGATCTACGTCAACGTGCGCGGGGCGCGCCTCCTGTGA
- a CDS encoding VOC family protein — MSGVSALLGVSRTVADLERAEAFYRDGLGFTRVAPPEPVPPPILEAMGLGEARATRLRMGLGAQAVDVLAFDPPGAPYPAERAATDPIFQHIAIPVRDMDAAMQRLGALNPEPISHGGPQRLPASSGGVTAYKFRDPDGHPVELIHFPDGPAAARWRAAPGLFLGIDHSAITVSDREAAIGFFTSLIGLAIDGRGLNSGPEQERLDGVPDPEVDVIGLAPPSPTPHVELLHYRRPAARTRSGPVFGPRDRATTRLVFAAPDPDGLAARLRGGGHAVTLSRDGSAAYAAGPDGHGMLFLREG; from the coding sequence GTGAGCGGCGTCTCAGCCCTCCTCGGCGTCAGCCGGACCGTGGCGGATCTCGAACGCGCGGAGGCGTTCTACCGGGACGGGCTCGGCTTCACGCGCGTCGCGCCGCCGGAGCCCGTGCCGCCGCCGATCCTCGAGGCGATGGGCCTCGGCGAGGCCCGGGCGACGCGCCTGCGGATGGGGCTCGGCGCGCAGGCGGTGGACGTCCTCGCCTTCGACCCGCCGGGTGCCCCCTACCCGGCCGAGCGGGCCGCCACCGACCCGATCTTCCAGCACATCGCGATCCCGGTCCGCGACATGGATGCCGCGATGCAGCGGCTCGGCGCCCTGAATCCCGAGCCGATCAGCCACGGCGGGCCGCAGCGCCTGCCCGCATCCTCGGGCGGGGTCACGGCCTACAAGTTCCGCGATCCGGACGGGCACCCGGTCGAGCTGATCCACTTTCCCGACGGGCCGGCCGCCGCGCGCTGGCGCGCCGCGCCAGGCCTGTTCCTCGGCATCGACCACTCGGCGATCACGGTGAGCGACCGCGAGGCCGCGATCGGGTTCTTCACGAGCCTGATCGGCCTCGCGATCGACGGGCGCGGCCTGAATTCCGGCCCTGAGCAGGAGCGCCTCGACGGCGTGCCGGACCCGGAGGTCGACGTGATCGGCCTCGCGCCGCCGAGCCCGACCCCGCACGTCGAGTTGCTGCACTACCGGCGCCCGGCGGCGCGGACACGTTCCGGCCCGGTCTTCGGGCCGCGGGACCGGGCCACCACCCGTCTCGTCTTCGCCGCCCCCGACCCTGACGGCCTAGCTGCGCGCCTTCGCGGAGGCGGCCATGCCGTCACGCTGTCCCGGGACGGCAGCGCCGCCTACGCCGCGGGGCCGGACGGCCACGGGATGCTGTTCCTCCGCGAAGGGTGA
- a CDS encoding DUF2076 family protein, translating into MGNQGGGGYGGPPQGYPQQQGYGGQQGGPWAGQPQAPARGGGFLATALPMAAGAAGGMLLGSALSNAFAGGHSQLGSAAAAGLGAPAGGTEDFGAPLGGGSDGGFQDASFDNDPGGDFDGDLGGGDDSDWT; encoded by the coding sequence TTGGGGAATCAGGGCGGGGGCGGCTACGGCGGCCCGCCGCAGGGCTATCCGCAGCAGCAGGGCTACGGCGGCCAGCAGGGCGGCCCCTGGGCCGGCCAGCCCCAGGCGCCCGCGCGCGGCGGCGGCTTCCTCGCCACGGCGCTGCCGATGGCGGCGGGCGCGGCGGGCGGCATGCTGCTCGGCAGCGCCCTCTCGAACGCCTTCGCGGGCGGTCACTCGCAGCTCGGCAGCGCCGCTGCGGCGGGTCTGGGCGCGCCGGCGGGCGGCACCGAGGATTTCGGTGCCCCGCTCGGTGGCGGCAGCGACGGCGGCTTCCAGGACGCGTCGTTCGACAATGACCCCGGCGGCGATTTCGACGGGGATCTCGGCGGCGGCGACGACAGCGACTGGACCTGA
- a CDS encoding chemotaxis protein: MTTKRYRIEDALGLGPQIPAAGAAAPEVSAAQGARLDEILSAIQDLRRVTQASAGETIDACRRELSEAFSMRGELDLMKDAITRTKQEIAALHRSENTGKGMRRAADELDAVVESTERATTSLLGAIEEIETNANMLRASLGKAGQDHVDVILEKVIVAYEACNFQDLTGQRISKIVGVLKFVEDHLDRVIEAWSGLDSFRDFASLQETGPSIDDESSLLNGPKLADDIGHVDQTDIDALFD, encoded by the coding sequence ATGACCACCAAGCGCTACCGCATCGAAGACGCTCTCGGTCTCGGCCCCCAGATCCCCGCCGCGGGCGCGGCCGCGCCCGAGGTGTCGGCCGCGCAGGGCGCGCGCCTCGACGAGATCCTCTCGGCGATCCAGGATCTGCGCCGGGTCACGCAGGCGAGCGCCGGCGAGACCATCGACGCCTGCCGGCGGGAGCTGTCCGAGGCGTTCTCGATGCGGGGCGAACTCGACCTGATGAAGGACGCGATCACCCGCACCAAGCAGGAGATCGCCGCGCTTCACCGCTCGGAGAATACCGGCAAGGGCATGCGCCGCGCCGCCGACGAGCTCGACGCGGTCGTCGAGTCGACGGAGCGCGCCACCACATCGCTGCTCGGCGCCATCGAGGAGATCGAGACCAACGCCAACATGCTGCGGGCCTCGCTGGGCAAGGCCGGGCAGGACCATGTCGACGTGATCCTGGAGAAGGTCATCGTCGCCTACGAGGCCTGCAACTTCCAGGATCTGACCGGGCAGCGCATCAGCAAGATCGTCGGCGTGCTGAAATTCGTCGAGGACCATCTCGACCGGGTCATCGAGGCCTGGAGCGGCCTCGACAGCTTCCGCGACTTCGCGAGCCTGCAGGAGACCGGCCCGAGCATCGACGACGAATCCTCGCTGCTCAACGGGCCGAAGCTCGCGGACGACATCGGCCACGTCGACCAGACCGACATCGACGCCCTGTTCGACTGA
- the pgeF gene encoding peptidoglycan editing factor PgeF, with amino-acid sequence MFLEAPELKPFPTIRHAFFTREGGVSEGVYASLNGGIGSSDRPERVSENRARMCAHLGLPEGRLVSLYQIHSADVVTVEAPSPLAERPKADAMVTRVPGLALGIATADCGPILFADPENRVVGAAHSGWKGALGGVVAATVTAMEALGAERGRIVAVLGPTIAQNSYEVGPDFIARFSREAPGGERFLAPGTREGHAQFDLPGFILERLREAGIARTASVGLCTYADPDRFYSFRRTTHRGESDYGRLISAIALAP; translated from the coding sequence ATGTTCCTCGAAGCGCCCGAGCTGAAGCCGTTTCCGACGATCCGCCACGCCTTCTTCACCCGCGAGGGCGGCGTCTCCGAGGGCGTCTACGCGTCCCTCAACGGCGGGATCGGGTCGAGCGACCGGCCGGAGCGCGTCTCCGAGAACCGGGCCCGGATGTGCGCGCATCTCGGCCTGCCGGAGGGGCGCCTCGTCAGCCTGTATCAGATCCACTCGGCCGACGTGGTCACGGTCGAGGCGCCCTCACCTCTCGCCGAGCGACCCAAGGCGGACGCGATGGTCACCCGCGTGCCCGGCCTCGCCCTCGGCATCGCGACCGCGGATTGCGGGCCGATCCTGTTCGCCGATCCGGAGAATCGGGTTGTCGGCGCCGCCCATTCCGGCTGGAAGGGCGCGCTGGGCGGCGTCGTCGCTGCGACCGTCACGGCCATGGAGGCGCTCGGAGCCGAGCGGGGCCGCATCGTCGCCGTGCTCGGCCCCACGATCGCGCAGAACTCCTACGAGGTCGGCCCGGATTTCATCGCGCGCTTCTCCCGCGAGGCTCCCGGGGGCGAGCGCTTCCTCGCCCCGGGCACGCGGGAGGGCCACGCCCAGTTCGACCTGCCAGGCTTCATCCTGGAGCGGCTGCGGGAGGCCGGGATCGCGCGGACCGCGTCGGTCGGGCTCTGCACCTACGCCGACCCCGACCGCTTCTACAGCTTCCGCCGGACCACGCATCGGGGCGAGAGCGACTACGGGCGCCTGATTTCCGCGATCGCTCTCGCACCCTGA
- a CDS encoding PQQ-dependent sugar dehydrogenase — translation MPLGRTLLSATLCLAAPAALAQALQNPGTASVEAHVVKPAPLEATEARIAGLKLPEGFRIDTFATGLGKPRVIVVAPDGALYVSDRDAGTVTRIDPAKPGEPQVVLRKKDVHGLALHEGRLFYVTVKAIYAAPLNKDGALGPETEIVADLPDAGQHPNRTIGFGPDGMLYASLGSTCNECEERNPENATMVRMKPDGSAREIVASGLRNTIGFDWQPQTKALYGWDDGVDWLGDAEQPEEFNRIEAGKKYGWPFIFGAGMKNLYREPPKGSLADWDKASERPILTWTAHASSMQMVFYDGAQFPKAYRGDAFVTMHGSWNRKPPSGYEVLRVRFENGEPRSVEPFVSGFLSEGGPSGWSRFARPFGLAVAKDGSLYLGDDQHGIIYRISYGG, via the coding sequence ATGCCGCTCGGCCGCACCCTCCTGTCCGCCACGCTCTGCCTCGCCGCCCCGGCGGCCCTCGCCCAGGCCCTCCAGAACCCGGGCACGGCGAGCGTCGAGGCGCACGTGGTGAAGCCGGCGCCGCTCGAGGCGACGGAGGCGCGCATCGCGGGCCTGAAGCTGCCGGAGGGATTCCGCATCGATACGTTCGCGACGGGGCTCGGCAAGCCCCGGGTCATCGTGGTGGCGCCGGACGGCGCCCTCTACGTCAGCGACCGCGACGCCGGCACCGTCACGCGGATCGATCCCGCGAAGCCCGGCGAGCCGCAGGTCGTCCTGCGCAAGAAGGACGTGCACGGCCTGGCCCTCCACGAGGGCCGGCTGTTCTACGTCACCGTGAAGGCGATCTACGCCGCGCCGCTCAACAAGGACGGGGCCCTCGGGCCGGAGACCGAGATCGTCGCGGACCTGCCGGATGCGGGCCAGCACCCGAACCGCACCATCGGCTTCGGGCCGGACGGGATGCTCTATGCGAGCCTCGGCTCGACCTGCAACGAGTGCGAGGAGCGCAACCCCGAGAACGCCACGATGGTGCGGATGAAGCCCGACGGCAGCGCCCGCGAGATCGTCGCCTCGGGCCTGCGCAACACGATCGGCTTCGACTGGCAGCCGCAGACCAAGGCCCTCTACGGCTGGGACGACGGCGTCGACTGGCTCGGCGACGCGGAGCAGCCGGAGGAGTTCAACCGCATCGAGGCCGGCAAGAAATACGGCTGGCCCTTCATCTTCGGCGCCGGCATGAAGAACCTCTACCGCGAGCCGCCGAAGGGCAGCCTCGCGGATTGGGACAAGGCGAGCGAGCGCCCGATCCTGACCTGGACGGCGCACGCCTCCTCCATGCAGATGGTCTTCTACGACGGCGCCCAGTTCCCGAAGGCGTACCGGGGCGACGCCTTCGTCACGATGCACGGCTCGTGGAACCGGAAGCCCCCGAGCGGCTACGAGGTGCTGCGGGTGCGCTTCGAGAACGGCGAGCCGAGATCCGTCGAGCCCTTCGTGAGCGGCTTCCTCAGCGAGGGCGGACCGAGCGGCTGGTCCCGCTTCGCCCGCCCCTTCGGTCTCGCGGTCGCCAAGGACGGCAGCCTCTATCTCGGCGACGACCAGCACGGGATCATCTACCGGATCAGCTACGGGGGCTGA
- a CDS encoding cupin: protein MAGDMAGEKPKVPYWHVWTDAEGVSHQDRFELTEFDLKTMKPPADPQWQGTRFTDRSTVMVTVQPVGWVGQWHENPKPQWIVPLSGRWFVETLDGTRVEMGPGELSFGEDQNTRPDAHGRQGHLSGTVGDAPAVLMVVQIEDAAPTIGQPGRFR from the coding sequence TGGCGGGCGACATGGCGGGCGAGAAGCCGAAGGTGCCCTACTGGCACGTCTGGACGGACGCCGAGGGCGTCAGCCACCAGGACCGGTTCGAGCTCACCGAGTTCGACCTCAAGACCATGAAGCCGCCGGCCGACCCGCAATGGCAGGGCACCCGGTTCACGGACCGCTCCACCGTGATGGTGACGGTGCAGCCGGTCGGCTGGGTCGGGCAGTGGCACGAGAACCCGAAGCCGCAATGGATCGTGCCCCTGTCGGGCCGCTGGTTCGTCGAGACCCTCGACGGCACCCGCGTCGAGATGGGGCCGGGCGAACTCTCCTTCGGCGAGGACCAGAACACCCGCCCGGACGCGCACGGGCGCCAGGGCCATCTCTCCGGCACGGTCGGCGACGCGCCCGCAGTGCTGATGGTGGTGCAGATCGAGGACGCGGCGCCGACGATCGGCCAACCCGGCCGCTTCCGCTGA
- the lgt gene encoding prolipoprotein diacylglyceryl transferase: protein MPLLALPFPAIDPVAVAIGPITIKWYALAYIAGLVGGWYYARRLVMADRLWGVVRRPTLNEIDDLIVWVALGVVLGGRLGYVLFYNLPMYLADPIEIFAIRNGGMSFHGGFLGAILAMLIFARARKLNGYTLLDLAAVTVPIGLFFGRIANFVNGELWGRIAPDFPYAVVFPSGGPLPRHPSQLYEAATEGFLLFVVMALCVRRFGFRKPGLLGGIFVLGYALARTFCEFFREPDRQLGYLFGADLGPLGGGVTMGMLLCLPMALVGLAYIVLAARGHTRPRRPVEEAGDVPVKA, encoded by the coding sequence ATGCCCCTTCTCGCCCTGCCCTTCCCGGCGATCGATCCGGTGGCCGTCGCCATCGGGCCGATCACCATCAAGTGGTACGCGCTCGCCTACATCGCCGGTCTCGTCGGGGGCTGGTACTACGCGCGCCGCCTCGTGATGGCCGACCGGCTCTGGGGCGTGGTGCGCCGCCCGACGCTCAACGAGATCGACGACCTGATCGTCTGGGTGGCGCTCGGCGTCGTGCTCGGCGGCCGCCTCGGCTACGTGCTGTTCTACAATCTGCCGATGTATCTCGCGGACCCGATCGAGATCTTCGCGATCCGCAACGGCGGCATGTCCTTCCACGGCGGCTTCCTCGGCGCCATCCTGGCGATGCTGATCTTCGCCCGGGCGCGCAAGCTCAACGGCTACACGCTCCTCGATCTCGCGGCGGTCACGGTGCCGATCGGCCTGTTCTTCGGGCGCATCGCCAATTTCGTGAACGGCGAGCTCTGGGGCCGGATCGCGCCCGACTTCCCCTACGCCGTCGTCTTCCCCAGCGGCGGCCCCCTGCCCCGCCACCCGAGCCAGCTCTACGAGGCGGCGACGGAGGGGTTCCTCCTCTTCGTGGTGATGGCGCTCTGCGTGCGCCGCTTCGGCTTCCGCAAGCCGGGACTGCTCGGCGGCATCTTCGTCCTCGGCTACGCGCTTGCCCGGACGTTCTGCGAGTTCTTCCGCGAGCCGGACCGCCAGCTCGGCTACCTGTTCGGCGCCGATCTCGGGCCGCTCGGCGGCGGCGTCACAATGGGCATGCTGCTGTGCCTGCCGATGGCGCTGGTCGGGCTTGCCTACATCGTGCTCGCGGCCCGCGGCCACACCCGCCCGCGCCGCCCGGTCGAGGAGGCCGGCGACGTCCCGGTGAAGGCGTGA
- a CDS encoding L,D-transpeptidase, whose amino-acid sequence MREAWCVAAALAAMGCGVGSGGAAQAQSRGYQQQAAAGAYGGGFIEFLMTGETPRPRAERPSPLGPAGATLPAHQAAYGYGGASAPRLQSGDPVPPGYAEPARIAAVPPAQDETRIARVLDPQFTRQVVPYPGPQRPGTIVVDTPSRFLYLVQPGGQAIRYGIGVGRPGFTWAGLKTITQKREWPDWTPPAEMIRRRPDLPRHMEGGPENPLGARALYLGSSLYRIHGTNEPHTIGQSVSSGCIRMMNEDVIDLYERASVGTRVEVL is encoded by the coding sequence ATGCGTGAAGCGTGGTGCGTGGCGGCGGCGCTCGCCGCGATGGGATGCGGCGTGGGATCCGGCGGAGCCGCGCAGGCGCAGAGCCGCGGATACCAGCAGCAGGCGGCGGCCGGCGCCTATGGCGGCGGCTTCATCGAGTTCCTGATGACGGGGGAAACGCCGCGCCCGCGGGCCGAGCGACCGAGCCCCCTCGGCCCCGCCGGGGCGACGCTGCCGGCGCATCAGGCGGCCTACGGCTACGGCGGGGCCTCGGCCCCCAGGCTGCAATCGGGCGATCCGGTGCCGCCGGGCTACGCCGAGCCCGCCCGGATCGCGGCCGTCCCGCCGGCGCAGGATGAGACGCGCATCGCCCGGGTCCTCGATCCGCAATTCACCCGCCAGGTTGTGCCCTACCCGGGCCCGCAGCGGCCCGGCACCATCGTCGTCGATACGCCGTCGCGCTTCCTCTACCTCGTGCAGCCGGGCGGCCAGGCGATCCGCTACGGGATCGGCGTCGGCCGGCCGGGCTTCACCTGGGCGGGCCTGAAGACGATCACCCAGAAGCGGGAATGGCCGGACTGGACGCCGCCGGCCGAGATGATCCGGCGTCGGCCGGACCTGCCGCGCCACATGGAGGGGGGCCCCGAGAACCCCCTCGGCGCGCGCGCGCTCTATCTCGGCTCCTCGCTCTACCGGATCCACGGCACCAACGAGCCGCACACGATCGGCCAGTCGGTCTCCTCGGGCTGCATCCGCATGATGAACGAGGACGTGATCGACCTCTACGAGCGCGCGAGCGTCGGCACCCGAGTCGAGGTCCTCTAG
- a CDS encoding class I SAM-dependent methyltransferase produces the protein MSPLAEEIALLIRQTGPIGVDRYMSLCLGHPVHGYYRTRDPLGARGDFTTAPEISQMFGELIGLWIAAVRGMMDPAARPLLVELGPGRGTLMADALRALGSVLPDGQVDLHLVETSPPLRAAQAAALARFRPTWHEDPADLPDGPAIVIANEFFDCLPVRQFARTERGWCERLVGLAPEGGLGFGLAPDPEPGIRAEAPPGALMTLPAAGLSVMRALAARLARAGGALLLIDYGHVAPGFGDTLQALARHRFVDPLAEPGEADLTAHVDFAALARAAQGEGARVHGPVTQRDFLMDLGLLARAERLTRSADPAQAAAIATAVARLTDPAERGMGHLFKVMAIGSPDLAQLPGLPAR, from the coding sequence GTGAGCCCGCTCGCCGAGGAGATCGCCCTGCTGATCCGGCAGACGGGGCCGATCGGCGTCGACCGCTACATGAGCCTCTGCCTCGGCCACCCGGTCCATGGCTATTACCGCACCCGCGATCCGCTGGGCGCGCGGGGCGACTTCACTACCGCGCCCGAGATCAGCCAGATGTTCGGGGAACTGATCGGCCTCTGGATCGCCGCCGTCCGGGGGATGATGGATCCCGCCGCCCGCCCGCTCCTCGTCGAGCTCGGGCCCGGACGGGGAACGCTGATGGCGGACGCCCTGCGGGCCCTCGGCTCGGTCCTGCCGGACGGGCAGGTCGATCTCCACCTCGTCGAGACGAGCCCTCCCTTGCGCGCCGCCCAGGCGGCAGCCCTCGCCCGGTTCCGGCCGACCTGGCACGAAGACCCCGCCGATCTGCCGGACGGGCCCGCGATCGTGATCGCCAACGAGTTCTTCGATTGCCTGCCCGTGCGCCAGTTCGCCCGCACCGAGCGCGGCTGGTGCGAACGCCTCGTCGGGCTCGCGCCGGAGGGCGGGCTCGGCTTCGGCCTCGCGCCCGATCCCGAGCCCGGCATCCGGGCCGAGGCGCCGCCCGGCGCGCTGATGACGCTGCCCGCCGCCGGCTTGAGCGTGATGCGCGCGCTCGCCGCGCGCTTGGCGCGCGCGGGCGGGGCCCTGCTCCTCATCGATTACGGGCACGTCGCGCCGGGCTTCGGGGACACGCTCCAGGCGCTCGCCCGCCACCGCTTCGTCGATCCGCTGGCGGAGCCGGGCGAGGCGGATCTCACCGCCCATGTGGATTTCGCGGCACTGGCCCGCGCGGCGCAGGGCGAGGGCGCGCGCGTGCACGGGCCGGTCACGCAGCGCGATTTCCTCATGGATCTCGGCCTGCTCGCCCGGGCCGAGCGGCTGACGCGTTCGGCCGATCCGGCGCAGGCCGCCGCGATCGCCACGGCCGTGGCGCGCCTGACCGATCCGGCCGAGCGCGGGATGGGCCACCTGTTCAAGGTGATGGCGATCGGCAGTCCGGATCTCGCGCAGCTGCCGGGCCTTCCGGCGCGATGA